From a single Streptomyces sp. NBC_00377 genomic region:
- a CDS encoding nitroreductase family deazaflavin-dependent oxidoreductase has product MSTHVQKPGWFTVNVFNRAVAWLTRRGLSVWGSRVLAVRGRKSGEWRTTPVNLLTVDGQQYLIAPRGHVQWTHNMRAAGGGELRLGKNVEEFTATEVADDDKTPLLRAYLKRWKAEVGVFFNGVGPDSPDAEMRRIAPDHPVFRITVMNRR; this is encoded by the coding sequence ATGTCCACCCACGTGCAGAAGCCCGGCTGGTTCACCGTCAACGTTTTCAACCGTGCCGTGGCGTGGCTGACCCGCCGGGGTCTGAGCGTATGGGGGTCGCGGGTCCTGGCGGTCCGCGGCCGCAAGAGCGGTGAGTGGCGGACCACCCCGGTGAACCTGCTCACCGTGGACGGGCAGCAGTACCTGATCGCGCCGCGCGGTCACGTCCAGTGGACGCACAACATGCGGGCGGCGGGCGGTGGTGAGCTTCGCCTCGGCAAGAACGTGGAGGAGTTCACGGCGACCGAGGTCGCCGACGACGACAAGACGCCGTTGCTGCGCGCCTACCTCAAGCGCTGGAAGGCCGAGGTCGGTGTCTTCTTCAACGGGGTGGGCCCCGACTCTCCCGATGCCGAGATGCGCCGTATCGCCCCTGACCACCCGGTGTTCCGGATCACCGTCATGAACCGACGGTGA
- a CDS encoding TetR/AcrR family transcriptional regulator has product MSSVRGARARARIEVTAAIKEEARRQLASEGPTKLSLRAVARELGMVSSALYRYFPSRDDLLTALIIDAYDSLGEAAEEAHAAVADGAPVERWVAVGEAVRGWALAHPQEYALIYGTPVPGYSAPQTTVPAAARVGLLLIGIVRDAHEGHRLDVPLLTDELVPEAVRMAAGLAPDLPPGVVAALVAAWAQLYGLVGFELFGQFNGGVVDERAPFFRYAVARLAHAVGLRQDTSG; this is encoded by the coding sequence ATGAGCAGCGTCCGAGGGGCCCGAGCCCGCGCCAGGATCGAAGTCACTGCCGCCATCAAGGAGGAGGCCCGCAGACAGCTCGCGTCCGAGGGTCCGACCAAGCTCTCGTTGCGTGCCGTGGCCCGGGAACTCGGCATGGTCTCCTCCGCGCTGTACCGCTACTTCCCGAGCCGTGACGATCTGCTCACCGCACTCATCATCGACGCCTACGACTCCCTCGGCGAGGCCGCGGAAGAGGCGCACGCGGCCGTCGCCGACGGCGCTCCCGTCGAGCGCTGGGTGGCGGTCGGCGAGGCGGTGCGCGGCTGGGCGCTGGCGCACCCGCAGGAGTACGCGCTGATCTACGGCACACCCGTGCCCGGCTACAGCGCCCCCCAGACGACCGTGCCGGCCGCGGCCCGCGTCGGCCTGCTCCTCATCGGCATCGTGCGGGACGCGCATGAGGGACACAGGCTGGACGTGCCGCTTCTGACGGACGAGCTGGTCCCCGAGGCGGTCCGGATGGCTGCCGGCCTCGCCCCCGACCTCCCGCCGGGGGTCGTCGCGGCACTCGTGGCGGCGTGGGCCCAGCTGTACGGACTCGTCGGGTTCGAGCTGTTCGGGCAGTTCAACGGCGGTGTCGTCGACGAACGGGCACCGTTCTTCCGGTACGCGGTCGCGCGCCTCGCCCACGCCGTGGGGCTCCGTCAGGACACATCCGGCTGA
- a CDS encoding histidine kinase codes for MDEQRTHGRGGPGRWWRNGPPSWPRRRELREGGSGMQARDARLPWPSTLLVTAFVLAGSNFAAHVQEGERARLDVLARVLLVVASGLLLWRQRHPVAVVFGTASAAALYLGAGYPYGPVFLTVAVACFTAVVAGHRRAAWTALGLLWAVHLLVAHWLYRWLPPTGDEPASYAQEIVVAGWAAAIVAAAELARVRREQWARERAERAQVARRRADEERLRIARELHDVLAHSLSVINVQSGVGLALLDSDPEQARTALTTIKSASKEALGEVRQVLESLRTPGDAPRTPAPGLDRLPELVEQAAHAGLTVEVTGRTPRLSPHTDLAAFRIVQEALTNVVRHSGSRHARVRLDQGGGTLRLRIDDEGPATGADAGGSGNGLAGMRERAAALGGTIEAGPRPDGGFRVLAVLPARAGEDR; via the coding sequence ATGGACGAACAGCGGACGCACGGGCGCGGCGGCCCGGGGCGGTGGTGGCGGAACGGGCCGCCGTCCTGGCCGCGCCGCCGGGAGCTCCGGGAGGGCGGGAGCGGCATGCAGGCCCGTGACGCGCGCTTGCCCTGGCCTTCCACCCTTCTGGTCACCGCCTTCGTCCTCGCCGGCTCGAACTTCGCCGCCCATGTGCAGGAGGGTGAGCGTGCCCGGCTCGACGTCCTCGCGCGCGTGCTGCTGGTGGTCGCCTCGGGGCTGCTGCTGTGGCGGCAGCGCCACCCGGTGGCCGTCGTGTTCGGCACGGCGTCCGCCGCGGCTCTCTACCTGGGCGCCGGCTACCCGTACGGACCGGTCTTCCTGACCGTGGCCGTGGCCTGTTTCACCGCCGTCGTCGCCGGGCACCGGCGGGCCGCCTGGACGGCCCTGGGCCTGCTGTGGGCCGTCCATCTGCTGGTCGCGCACTGGCTGTACCGATGGCTCCCGCCCACTGGCGACGAGCCCGCCTCCTACGCGCAGGAGATCGTCGTCGCGGGATGGGCCGCCGCGATCGTGGCGGCCGCCGAGCTGGCCCGGGTCCGGCGTGAACAGTGGGCCCGTGAGCGGGCGGAGCGTGCCCAGGTCGCCCGGCGGCGTGCCGACGAGGAGCGTCTGCGGATCGCCCGCGAACTGCACGACGTCCTCGCGCACAGCCTCTCGGTGATCAATGTGCAGTCGGGCGTGGGCCTCGCGCTCCTCGACTCCGACCCGGAACAGGCGCGCACGGCGCTCACCACCATCAAGTCGGCCAGCAAGGAAGCGCTGGGCGAGGTACGCCAGGTCCTCGAAAGCCTCCGCACCCCGGGGGACGCGCCGCGCACCCCCGCACCCGGCCTCGACCGGCTGCCCGAGCTGGTGGAACAGGCGGCGCACGCGGGCCTGACGGTCGAGGTGACGGGTCGTACGCCCCGGTTGTCGCCCCATACGGATCTCGCCGCCTTCCGTATCGTCCAGGAGGCCCTCACCAACGTCGTACGTCACTCGGGTTCGCGCCACGCGCGTGTGCGGCTCGATCAGGGCGGCGGCACGCTACGGCTGCGGATCGACGACGAGGGACCGGCGACCGGTGCCGACGCGGGCGGCAGCGGCAACGGCCTCGCCGGGATGCGGGAGCGGGCCGCGGCGCTGGGTGGCACGATCGAGGCGGGTCCGCGCCCCGACGGCGGCTTCCGGGTGCTCGCCGTCCTGCCCGCGAGGGCCGGGGAGGACCGGTGA
- a CDS encoding response regulator transcription factor produces MIRVLLADDQSLVRAGFRALLDAQPDIEVAAESADGEDAVLAVRELRPDVVLMDIRMPLLDGLAATRRITGDGALARVKVIMLTTFELDEYVFEAIRSGASGFLVKDTEPEELLRAVRAVVAGDALLSPGVTRRLIAEFAARSKEPAAADALTRLTEREREVMALVGIGLSNEEIARRLVVSPLTAKTHVSRTMVKLGARDRAQLVVLAYESGLVRPGWLG; encoded by the coding sequence GTGATCCGTGTGCTGCTCGCCGACGACCAGTCGTTGGTGCGGGCGGGATTCCGGGCGCTGCTGGACGCGCAGCCGGACATCGAGGTGGCGGCCGAGTCCGCCGACGGCGAGGACGCGGTGCTCGCGGTGCGCGAACTGCGGCCCGACGTCGTCCTGATGGACATCCGCATGCCACTCCTCGACGGCCTGGCCGCCACCCGCCGGATCACCGGCGACGGGGCGCTCGCCCGGGTCAAGGTCATCATGCTCACGACCTTCGAACTGGACGAGTACGTCTTCGAAGCGATCCGCTCGGGTGCCTCCGGCTTCCTGGTCAAGGACACCGAACCGGAGGAACTCCTGCGTGCGGTACGGGCGGTGGTGGCGGGTGACGCGCTTCTGTCGCCGGGGGTCACCCGCCGGCTCATCGCGGAGTTCGCCGCCCGCTCCAAGGAGCCCGCGGCGGCCGACGCGCTGACCCGGCTCACCGAGCGCGAGCGCGAGGTGATGGCGTTGGTCGGGATCGGCCTCTCCAACGAGGAGATCGCCCGCAGGCTGGTGGTCAGCCCGCTCACCGCCAAGACCCATGTGAGCCGCACGATGGTCAAGCTGGGCGCCCGGGACCGAGCCCAACTGGTCGTCCTGGCCTACGAGTCGGGGCTGGTCCGGCCGGGCTGGCTGGGCTGA
- a CDS encoding DUF6332 family protein, protein MSGYGGRRTQTERDIITVEIGYALFSAAFAAAVVYGAVAGPALLFHLPGLAEKSLLRAGTALAPVVFAARVISVLVRLRTGAQPSQPGRTSPDS, encoded by the coding sequence ATGAGCGGGTACGGGGGCCGGCGCACACAGACCGAGCGGGACATCATCACCGTCGAGATCGGATACGCGCTGTTCAGTGCGGCGTTCGCGGCCGCGGTGGTGTACGGGGCGGTCGCCGGTCCGGCGCTGCTGTTCCACCTGCCCGGCCTTGCGGAGAAGTCGCTGCTGCGGGCGGGCACGGCGCTCGCTCCGGTGGTCTTCGCGGCCCGGGTGATCTCCGTACTCGTCCGCCTGCGGACCGGCGCTCAGCCCAGCCAGCCCGGCCGGACCAGCCCCGACTCGTAG
- a CDS encoding MFS transporter: protein MTSPLPSPASPLPEGRWTSRLWGTLLVLCAAMFLDALDVSMVGVALPSIGSDLGLTTSTLQWIVSGYILGYGGLLLLGGRAADLLGRRRVFLIALGVFALASLLGGLVDSGPLLIASRFIKGLSAAFTAPAGLSIITTTFPQGPLRNRALSIYTTCAATGFSMGLVLSGLLTEASWRLTMLLPAPIALIALVAGLKLLPLSEREKDHNGYDVPGAVLGTASMLLLVFTVVQAPESGWTSARTLLSFLAVAVLLTAFVLVERRSAGPLIRLGVLRSGSQIRAQLGAMAFFGSYVGFQFLATLYMQTLLDWSALHTALAFLPAGALVAVSSTKMGAIVDRFGTPRLIAAGFAFMVAGYALFLRVDLDPVYAAVILPTMLLIGAACALVFPSLNIQATNGVADHEQGMVSGLLNTSVQVGGAIFLAVVTAVVTAGAPADPTPQAVLDSYRPGLAVVTLIAAAGLLITLPGLRTRQARESVVVARSTMAEADAEPVGARD from the coding sequence ATGACCTCTCCGCTCCCCTCCCCCGCGTCCCCCCTCCCCGAGGGCCGCTGGACCTCCCGGCTGTGGGGCACCCTGCTGGTGCTGTGCGCCGCGATGTTCCTGGACGCGCTGGACGTGTCGATGGTCGGCGTCGCCCTGCCGTCCATCGGCTCGGACCTCGGCCTCACCACCTCGACCCTGCAATGGATCGTCAGCGGCTACATCCTGGGCTACGGCGGGCTGCTCCTCCTCGGCGGCCGCGCGGCCGACCTGCTCGGCCGCCGCCGGGTCTTCCTGATCGCCCTCGGCGTCTTCGCGCTGGCCTCGCTGCTCGGCGGGCTGGTCGACTCGGGACCGCTGCTGATCGCGAGCCGGTTCATCAAGGGCCTGAGCGCGGCCTTCACGGCCCCGGCCGGCCTGTCCATCATCACCACGACGTTCCCGCAGGGCCCGCTGCGCAACCGGGCCCTGTCCATCTACACCACCTGCGCCGCCACCGGCTTCTCCATGGGCCTGGTCCTCTCCGGCCTGCTCACGGAGGCGAGTTGGCGCCTCACCATGCTGCTGCCCGCCCCGATCGCCCTGATCGCGCTGGTGGCCGGTCTCAAACTCCTGCCGCTCAGCGAGCGCGAGAAGGACCACAACGGTTACGACGTGCCCGGCGCCGTCCTCGGCACCGCGTCGATGCTGCTGCTGGTCTTCACCGTGGTCCAGGCTCCGGAGTCCGGCTGGACGTCCGCGCGCACGCTGCTGTCGTTCCTCGCCGTCGCCGTCCTGCTGACCGCCTTCGTCCTCGTAGAACGCCGCTCGGCCGGCCCGCTGATCCGACTCGGCGTCCTGCGCTCCGGCAGCCAGATCCGCGCCCAGCTCGGCGCTATGGCCTTCTTCGGCTCGTACGTCGGCTTCCAGTTCCTGGCCACCCTGTACATGCAGACGCTGCTCGACTGGTCGGCGCTGCACACGGCACTCGCCTTCCTGCCGGCCGGTGCGCTGGTGGCGGTGTCCTCGACCAAGATGGGTGCGATCGTGGACCGCTTCGGCACCCCCAGGCTGATCGCGGCCGGCTTCGCCTTCATGGTCGCCGGATACGCACTGTTCCTCCGGGTCGATCTCGACCCGGTGTACGCGGCGGTGATCCTGCCGACCATGCTGCTGATCGGGGCGGCCTGCGCACTGGTCTTCCCCTCGCTCAACATCCAGGCCACCAACGGGGTGGCCGACCATGAGCAGGGCATGGTCTCGGGGCTGCTCAACACCTCGGTGCAGGTCGGCGGGGCGATCTTCCTCGCGGTGGTGACGGCGGTGGTGACCGCGGGCGCCCCGGCCGACCCCACCCCTCAGGCCGTCCTCGACAGCTACCGGCCCGGGCTCGCGGTGGTGACGCTCATCGCCGCCGCGGGTCTGCTCATCACCCTCCCCGGACTGCGCACCCGACAGGCCCGGGAGTCGGTCGTCGTGGCCAGGTCCACCATGGCGGAGGCGGACGCGGAGCCCGTGGGCGCCCGCGACTAG
- a CDS encoding MarR family winged helix-turn-helix transcriptional regulator — protein sequence MAAAESGGTGAEEALVEQWRDMLALHARTQCELDRALHRHGLCGSDFEVLDVLAESPAPDGSCSYRVQEIAERVHLSQSALSRLVARLEKDGLVERGMCAEDRRGVRVALTGKGRALHGDVRPVQRAVLSRMLTD from the coding sequence ATGGCGGCGGCGGAGAGTGGCGGGACGGGGGCCGAGGAGGCACTCGTGGAGCAGTGGCGGGACATGCTGGCGCTGCACGCGCGGACCCAGTGCGAACTCGACCGGGCGCTGCACCGGCACGGGTTGTGCGGCAGTGACTTCGAGGTGCTCGACGTCCTCGCGGAGTCGCCCGCGCCCGACGGCTCGTGCAGTTACCGCGTCCAGGAGATCGCCGAACGCGTCCACCTCAGTCAGAGCGCGCTGTCCCGCCTCGTCGCCCGTCTGGAGAAGGACGGCCTCGTCGAGCGCGGCATGTGCGCGGAGGACCGCAGAGGCGTCCGGGTCGCGCTCACGGGCAAGGGGCGCGCGCTGCACGGCGACGTACGGCCGGTGCAGCGCGCGGTGTTGAGCCGGATGCTGACGGACTGA
- a CDS encoding maleylpyruvate isomerase family mycothiol-dependent enzyme, with amino-acid sequence METAEFIHVLDREGRSLAAAAAQAGPDAKVPTCPDWQVMDLLRHTGAVHRWATSFVAEGNPSFRPFDEAPDLVGDALLDWFREGHRRLVGTLSDAPSDVQCWHFLPAPSPLAFWARRQAHETAVHRVDAESARGRAPEEIAGDFSAGFAADGIDELLRGFHARAKSRVRTAEPRLLRVRATDTADAVWTVRLSSEPPVTERNSEGEADCEVSGPAALMYLALWNRSPLPAVTGDDTLATLWREQSAVG; translated from the coding sequence ATGGAGACTGCCGAGTTCATCCACGTCCTGGACCGGGAGGGCAGGTCGCTGGCCGCCGCGGCGGCCCAAGCGGGCCCCGACGCGAAGGTGCCGACCTGCCCGGACTGGCAGGTCATGGACCTGTTGCGGCACACGGGGGCGGTGCACCGCTGGGCGACCTCGTTCGTGGCCGAGGGCAACCCGTCGTTCCGTCCCTTCGACGAGGCGCCGGACCTCGTCGGCGACGCGCTGCTGGACTGGTTCCGCGAGGGGCATCGGCGGCTCGTCGGCACCCTGTCCGACGCCCCGTCCGACGTACAGTGCTGGCACTTCCTGCCCGCGCCGTCACCGCTGGCGTTCTGGGCCAGGCGACAGGCGCACGAGACGGCCGTGCACCGTGTGGACGCGGAGTCGGCCCGCGGCCGCGCACCCGAGGAGATCGCCGGGGACTTCAGTGCCGGCTTCGCGGCGGACGGCATCGACGAACTGCTGCGCGGGTTCCACGCGCGTGCCAAGAGCCGGGTGCGCACCGCGGAGCCCCGGCTCCTGCGGGTGCGGGCGACGGACACGGCCGACGCGGTGTGGACCGTACGCCTGTCGTCCGAGCCGCCCGTGACGGAGCGCAACTCCGAGGGCGAGGCCGACTGCGAGGTGTCCGGGCCCGCGGCGCTGATGTACCTGGCGCTGTGGAACCGCTCGCCGCTGCCCGCCGTGACCGGGGACGACACGCTGGCGACGCTGTGGCGGGAACAGTCCGCCGTGGGCTGA
- a CDS encoding MFS transporter — translation MPQINKARTRDAAPSDGNDLARLRIALTTFFALDGFVFAGWVVRIPAIKEQTGASSSTLGLALLGVSAGAVITMMVTGRLCNRYGSHPVTVVCAVLLSLSVTLPPLTHSAAALGAVLLLFGAAYGGINVAFNSAAVDLVAALRRPVMPTFHAAFSMGGMIGAGLGGLVAGSLSPTRHLLGLGVIGLLVTTLTAPTLLRQEPPRPPAAPGSGSGSGSDGPGSAGSTPDRPTPRTRRLVVVFGLIALCTAYGEGALADWGALHLRQDLGSSAGAAAVGYSCFALAMTIGRLTGTTLLERLGRTRTVVTGGVVAAAGMLLGSLAPALWAALLGYAIAGLGLANLFPVAVERAGALAGPSGVAVASTLGYGGMLLGPPAIGFMADWFSLSAALTSVAALAAVAAAIGFATRRATAG, via the coding sequence GTGCCGCAAATAAACAAAGCCCGCACGCGTGACGCGGCGCCCAGCGACGGCAACGACCTCGCCCGGCTCCGGATCGCCCTGACCACGTTCTTCGCCCTCGACGGCTTCGTCTTCGCCGGATGGGTCGTCCGGATCCCCGCCATCAAGGAACAGACCGGCGCCTCCTCCAGCACCCTCGGTCTCGCGCTCCTCGGCGTCTCCGCGGGCGCGGTGATCACGATGATGGTCACCGGTCGCCTGTGCAACCGTTACGGCAGCCACCCGGTCACCGTGGTCTGCGCCGTGCTGCTCTCCCTCAGCGTCACGCTTCCCCCGCTCACCCACTCCGCCGCCGCGCTCGGCGCCGTCCTGCTGCTGTTCGGCGCGGCCTACGGCGGGATCAACGTCGCCTTCAACAGCGCCGCCGTCGATCTGGTCGCCGCGCTGCGCAGGCCGGTCATGCCCACCTTCCATGCCGCGTTCAGCATGGGCGGCATGATCGGCGCCGGTCTCGGCGGGCTGGTCGCGGGGTCGCTGTCCCCCACACGCCATCTGCTGGGCCTCGGCGTCATCGGGCTGCTCGTCACCACGCTCACGGCGCCCACGCTCCTCCGGCAGGAGCCGCCGCGGCCACCCGCGGCCCCCGGGTCCGGGTCCGGGTCCGGGTCCGACGGTCCGGGGTCCGCGGGATCGACTCCGGACCGCCCGACGCCCCGCACCCGCCGTCTCGTCGTCGTCTTCGGTCTGATCGCCCTCTGCACCGCCTACGGCGAAGGGGCGCTCGCCGACTGGGGCGCCCTGCACCTGCGACAGGACCTGGGTTCCTCCGCCGGGGCCGCCGCGGTCGGGTACTCGTGTTTCGCGCTCGCCATGACGATCGGCCGGCTCACCGGCACCACCCTGCTCGAACGGCTCGGCCGCACCCGTACCGTGGTGACCGGAGGGGTCGTCGCGGCGGCCGGGATGCTGCTCGGCTCGCTCGCCCCGGCCCTGTGGGCGGCGCTCCTGGGCTACGCGATCGCAGGGCTCGGCCTGGCCAACCTCTTTCCCGTCGCCGTCGAACGCGCGGGCGCGCTGGCCGGCCCGAGCGGGGTCGCCGTCGCCTCGACGCTCGGTTACGGCGGCATGCTGCTGGGCCCGCCCGCCATCGGGTTCATGGCCGACTGGTTCTCCCTGTCCGCCGCCCTCACCAGTGTGGCCGCGCTCGCAGCGGTGGCCGCTGCGATCGGCTTCGCCACGCGACGGGCGACGGCCGGCTGA
- a CDS encoding response regulator transcription factor has product MNTSVPPPPVRLLLCDDHAVVRAGLRALLSSADGIEVVGEAGTGEEALALAARLRPDVVLMDLQLDGGMDGVTAIRRLTSGPDAGPRVLVLTMFDTDADITRAIEAGATGYLLKAERPDELFTAVRSAAAGRTALSAPVADRLLTRMRSPRPALSTREREILAQLAQGLGNREIARALFISEATVKTHLGRIYGKLGVETRSGAVAVAKERRLLP; this is encoded by the coding sequence GTGAACACGTCCGTGCCCCCGCCGCCCGTCCGGCTGCTGCTGTGCGACGACCACGCCGTCGTCCGGGCGGGACTGCGCGCCCTGCTGTCCAGCGCCGACGGCATCGAGGTGGTCGGCGAGGCGGGCACCGGTGAGGAGGCACTCGCCCTGGCCGCCCGGCTGCGTCCCGACGTGGTGCTGATGGACCTTCAGCTCGACGGCGGCATGGACGGCGTGACGGCCATCCGGCGTCTGACGAGCGGCCCGGACGCGGGTCCCCGGGTCCTGGTGCTCACCATGTTCGACACCGACGCCGACATCACCCGCGCCATCGAGGCGGGCGCCACTGGCTACCTGCTCAAGGCCGAGCGGCCGGACGAACTCTTCACCGCCGTCCGCAGCGCGGCGGCCGGCCGCACCGCGCTGTCGGCTCCGGTCGCCGACCGCCTGCTCACCAGGATGCGCAGTCCGCGCCCAGCGCTGTCCACCCGTGAGCGGGAGATCCTCGCCCAGCTCGCCCAGGGCCTGGGCAACCGGGAGATCGCCCGGGCGCTGTTCATCAGCGAGGCGACGGTCAAGACCCATCTCGGACGGATCTACGGCAAATTGGGGGTGGAGACCCGGTCGGGCGCGGTGGCGGTCGCCAAGGAGAGACGACTGCTGCCGTGA
- the htpG gene encoding molecular chaperone HtpG — MSTETFEFQVEARQLLQLMIHSVYSNKDVFLRELVSNASDALDKLRLAALRDDTLDADVSDPHIEIEIDEESRTLTVRDNGIGMSYDEVGRLIGTIANSGTATFAQELREAQEEAGAEGLIGQFGVGFYSGFMVADEMTLLTRRAGESQGTRWSSRGEGTYTLARVDDAPQGTSVTLHLKPADADDQLHDYTADRTIRQIVKRYSDFITWPIRLIPRTAPATSGDTASDDTAETAAAAGEPETLNSMKALWARSRDEVSDDEYHELYKHISHDWRDPLETVRLQAEGTFEYQALLFLPSHAPHDLYNQNHQRGVQLYVKRVFIMDDCEALLPPYLRFVKGVVDAADLSLNVSREILQQDRHIRMMQRRLTKKVVSTVKDMMTAAPDRYATFWREFGAVLKEGLLTDSDNRDTLLAVSSFATTHSEDEPTTLKAYLERMKDGQDAVYYLTGESRQSIENSPHMEAFRAKGIEVLLLTDPVDEVWVDAVGEFEGKPLRSVAKGEVDLGGQDDEQTEGEREKQGEEYAGLLGWMKEQLGEDVKEVRLSSRLTVSPACIVSDAHDLTPALENMYRAMGQEVPRALRILELNPDHALVKGLNQAYNERADRAGLAETAELLHGLAVLAEGGRPKEPGRFVKLVADQLERAL; from the coding sequence ATGTCGACCGAAACGTTTGAGTTCCAGGTAGAGGCCCGTCAGCTGTTGCAGCTGATGATCCACTCGGTCTACTCGAACAAGGACGTCTTTCTCCGCGAACTCGTGTCCAACGCCTCCGACGCGCTCGACAAGTTGCGTCTTGCCGCGCTGCGGGACGACACGCTCGACGCCGACGTGTCCGACCCGCACATCGAGATCGAGATCGACGAGGAGTCCCGCACCCTGACGGTTCGGGACAACGGCATCGGGATGTCGTACGACGAGGTCGGCCGGCTCATCGGCACGATCGCCAACTCGGGTACGGCGACGTTCGCGCAGGAGCTGCGGGAGGCCCAGGAGGAGGCCGGGGCCGAGGGCCTCATCGGGCAGTTCGGCGTCGGCTTCTACTCCGGTTTCATGGTGGCCGACGAGATGACCCTGCTGACCCGGCGGGCCGGTGAGAGCCAGGGCACCCGCTGGTCGTCGCGCGGTGAGGGCACGTACACGCTGGCGCGGGTGGACGACGCGCCGCAGGGCACGTCCGTCACGCTGCACCTGAAGCCCGCCGACGCGGACGACCAGCTGCACGACTACACCGCGGACCGGACGATCAGGCAGATCGTCAAGCGCTACTCGGACTTCATCACCTGGCCTATCAGACTGATCCCCAGGACGGCCCCCGCGACCTCCGGCGACACCGCCTCCGACGACACCGCGGAGACCGCCGCGGCAGCGGGCGAACCCGAGACACTCAACTCGATGAAGGCCCTGTGGGCCCGCTCGCGCGACGAGGTGTCCGACGACGAGTACCACGAGCTGTACAAGCACATCAGCCACGACTGGCGCGACCCCCTGGAGACCGTCCGGCTCCAGGCGGAGGGCACCTTCGAGTACCAGGCGCTGCTGTTCCTGCCCTCGCACGCCCCGCACGACCTGTACAACCAGAACCACCAGCGCGGTGTGCAGCTGTATGTGAAGCGCGTCTTCATCATGGACGACTGCGAAGCGCTGCTGCCGCCCTATCTGCGCTTCGTCAAGGGTGTGGTCGACGCGGCGGACCTCTCGCTGAACGTCTCCCGCGAGATCCTCCAGCAGGACCGGCACATCCGGATGATGCAGCGCCGGCTCACCAAGAAGGTCGTGTCGACGGTCAAGGACATGATGACCGCGGCCCCCGACCGTTACGCCACCTTCTGGCGGGAGTTCGGCGCCGTCCTGAAGGAAGGACTGCTGACCGACTCCGACAACCGCGACACCCTCCTCGCCGTCTCGTCGTTCGCGACCACGCACAGCGAGGACGAGCCGACGACGCTGAAGGCGTACCTGGAGCGGATGAAGGACGGGCAGGACGCCGTCTACTACCTGACCGGCGAGTCCCGGCAGAGCATCGAGAACTCCCCGCACATGGAGGCGTTCCGGGCGAAGGGCATCGAGGTCCTGCTCCTCACCGACCCGGTCGACGAGGTGTGGGTCGACGCGGTCGGCGAGTTCGAGGGCAAACCGCTGCGGTCCGTCGCCAAGGGCGAGGTCGACCTCGGCGGGCAGGACGACGAGCAGACCGAGGGTGAGCGCGAGAAGCAGGGCGAGGAGTACGCCGGTCTGCTCGGCTGGATGAAGGAGCAGCTGGGCGAGGACGTCAAGGAGGTGCGGCTGTCGTCCCGCCTCACCGTGTCGCCGGCCTGCATCGTCTCCGACGCGCACGACCTCACCCCGGCGCTGGAGAACATGTACCGCGCGATGGGGCAGGAGGTGCCGCGCGCCCTGCGGATCCTCGAACTCAACCCCGATCACGCGCTGGTGAAGGGCCTGAACCAGGCCTACAACGAGCGCGCGGACCGGGCCGGACTCGCCGAGACCGCCGAGCTCCTGCACGGCCTGGCGGTCCTCGCCGAGGGCGGACGGCCGAAGGAGCCCGGACGGTTCGTGAAGCTGGTGGCGGACCAACTGGAGCGCGCACTGTAG